One genomic window of Trichlorobacter lovleyi includes the following:
- a CDS encoding ACP S-malonyltransferase, producing the protein MILWAFPGQPLQWEQGTPDDDDFRAIADLCREHCGYDLISHQPLAGCRLSQHTCLQIYGVAMSLYRTRRLHSEGSRPALIAEHSLGIYAALAAANSIGEQEALELVCRIGSSMARMSATATYALGCVIGLQAAPLEEAARSNGVFVANYNTSRHFLLAGPRQGIEAALAECRAQGAFSVSSFPCEAPLHTPLMAEVGADLAAIVAEYHFREPALPLLEHCSQTNLTAARIPAFLVDELQQPVYWEQTWKAARAAGVTRCIEVGSGQALSKFNRWIDSEAGTL; encoded by the coding sequence ATGATACTCTGGGCCTTTCCCGGACAGCCGCTGCAGTGGGAACAGGGGACACCTGACGATGACGACTTCCGCGCCATCGCGGACCTTTGCCGGGAACACTGCGGCTACGACCTGATCTCCCATCAGCCGCTCGCCGGCTGCCGGCTGAGCCAGCATACCTGCCTGCAGATCTACGGTGTGGCCATGTCGCTCTACCGGACCAGAAGGCTGCACAGCGAAGGGAGCCGTCCTGCCCTGATTGCCGAGCACTCCCTGGGGATCTACGCGGCGCTGGCTGCCGCAAACAGTATCGGTGAACAGGAAGCCCTGGAGCTGGTCTGCCGGATCGGCAGCAGCATGGCCCGCATGAGCGCCACTGCCACCTACGCCCTCGGCTGTGTCATCGGCCTGCAGGCTGCTCCGCTGGAGGAAGCGGCCCGCAGCAACGGGGTGTTTGTGGCGAACTACAATACCTCCCGACACTTCCTGCTGGCCGGCCCCCGGCAGGGGATAGAGGCCGCTCTGGCAGAATGTCGGGCACAGGGCGCCTTCAGTGTCAGCAGCTTTCCCTGCGAAGCCCCGCTGCATACGCCGCTGATGGCCGAGGTGGGCGCTGATCTGGCAGCCATTGTGGCCGAATATCATTTTCGCGAACCGGCACTGCCGTTGCTGGAGCATTGCAGCCAGACCAACCTGACTGCTGCCCGCATCCCGGCTTTTCTGGTTGATGAACTGCAGCAGCCGGTCTACTGGGAGCAGACCTGGAAGGCGGCCCGTGCAGCCGGTGTTACCCGCTGCATTGAGGTGGGCAGCGGCCAGGCCCTGAGCAAGTTCAACCGCTGGATCGATTCGGAGGCAGGCACCTTGTGA
- a CDS encoding lysophospholipid acyltransferase family protein: MSLYSSLNLFFIKLFTMLVPRWLHAPFALFWGTLFYLLTPRQRRGMRANLRIVTGRRQVESLLIASYYKYARNWCDVMLMIQLRGSRLQALIGQRSSGKALDDALAKGSGAILVSPHFGNWELGGLGLADLGYKLHVMTFPEPDAKVNQQREQVRTERGIGVIYVDRHDTSPLAVIEAVNALRRNEIICLIGDRDGSSNTVQLDFFGQPTDIPVGAAYLAMATGAPVLPVFVPLLPDGRYATLMDEPIVFQGGHGHHRQSIKAGMEQLVAVFERYIRQYPDQWYNFFEFWADTSRKKRIADE; encoded by the coding sequence ATGTCGCTTTACAGCAGTCTCAACCTGTTCTTTATCAAGCTGTTTACCATGCTGGTGCCCCGCTGGCTGCATGCCCCCTTTGCCCTGTTCTGGGGGACACTGTTTTACCTGCTGACACCGCGGCAGCGCCGTGGCATGCGGGCAAACCTGCGGATAGTGACCGGCAGGCGGCAGGTTGAGAGCCTGCTGATTGCCAGTTACTACAAGTATGCCCGGAACTGGTGTGATGTGATGCTGATGATCCAGTTGCGGGGCAGCCGTCTTCAGGCCCTGATCGGCCAACGCAGTTCCGGCAAGGCGCTGGATGATGCCCTTGCCAAAGGCAGCGGCGCGATCCTGGTCTCGCCCCATTTCGGTAACTGGGAACTGGGGGGACTTGGCCTGGCGGATCTGGGCTACAAGCTGCATGTGATGACCTTTCCCGAGCCGGATGCAAAGGTCAACCAGCAGCGGGAGCAGGTGCGCACAGAACGGGGTATCGGCGTGATCTATGTTGACCGCCATGACACCTCGCCTCTGGCCGTGATTGAGGCGGTTAACGCCCTGCGGCGCAACGAGATTATCTGTCTGATCGGTGACCGCGACGGCTCCTCCAACACGGTTCAGCTTGATTTTTTCGGTCAACCAACCGATATTCCGGTTGGTGCGGCCTATCTGGCCATGGCCACCGGAGCCCCGGTCCTGCCGGTGTTTGTCCCGCTTCTGCCGGATGGCCGCTATGCAACGCTGATGGATGAGCCGATCGTCTTTCAGGGCGGCCACGGCCACCATCGCCAGTCAATCAAGGCCGGTATGGAGCAGCTGGTCGCTGTCTTTGAACGCTATATCCGGCAGTATCCGGATCAGTGGTACAATTTTTTTGAATTTTGGGCTGACACTTCCCGCAAGAAAAGGATAGCAGATGAGTGA
- a CDS encoding B12-binding domain-containing radical SAM protein — protein sequence MKILFLSPGWPKGRLWGELGFKFPTLSLASLAAVTPPAWDVAFHDDAIRATDLASDADLIALTAMTAQANRAYQLADAFRSRGKTVVMGGFHASNLPDEALQHVDSVVVGEGELAWPQLLADFQAGRLQRIYRADGLIDTALIPSARREIFKGSGHLFTNTIQTTRGCPFDCEFCSVTAFYGRKYRKRPLEQVLAELQELRKANSFVFFVDDNIVADRRYSLPLFEGMKGMGLKWLSHAPIDFAEDQELMKAAGESGCVGMFVGFESLSQESLVAMGKVTNKAASYKTYAQQFRDHGIGILGSFVMGCDGDTPAVFEQTLRFCEDARLEAAIFPILTPYPGTKVRQRLEAEGRIISNNWQDYDMEHVTFQPRGMTVQQLQDGYDQACRSFYSWGSIYRRIFKLHRSVQVFGPMNIGFRAAIRKKRADA from the coding sequence ATGAAAATTCTTTTCCTCTCTCCCGGGTGGCCCAAAGGCCGGTTGTGGGGGGAGCTCGGCTTCAAATTTCCCACCCTGTCGCTGGCATCCCTGGCCGCGGTGACCCCGCCTGCCTGGGATGTTGCCTTTCATGATGACGCCATCCGTGCCACGGACCTTGCCAGCGATGCCGATCTGATTGCCCTGACAGCCATGACCGCCCAGGCTAACCGTGCCTATCAACTGGCCGATGCCTTCCGGAGCCGCGGCAAGACGGTCGTGATGGGGGGCTTTCACGCCAGCAACCTGCCGGATGAAGCGCTGCAGCATGTGGACAGCGTGGTGGTGGGGGAGGGGGAGCTGGCCTGGCCCCAACTGCTGGCCGATTTTCAGGCCGGTCGCCTGCAGCGGATCTATCGTGCTGACGGGCTGATCGACACGGCCCTGATCCCGTCGGCCCGGCGGGAGATCTTTAAAGGTTCCGGCCACCTCTTTACCAACACCATCCAGACCACCCGCGGCTGCCCCTTTGACTGCGAGTTCTGCTCGGTCACCGCCTTTTACGGGCGCAAATATCGCAAACGTCCACTGGAACAGGTGCTGGCAGAGCTGCAGGAGCTGCGTAAGGCCAACTCGTTTGTCTTTTTTGTGGATGACAACATCGTGGCTGACCGGCGTTACTCCTTACCGCTCTTTGAAGGGATGAAGGGGATGGGGCTGAAATGGCTTTCCCACGCCCCGATTGATTTTGCCGAGGATCAGGAGCTCATGAAGGCTGCCGGTGAATCCGGCTGCGTCGGCATGTTTGTGGGGTTTGAATCCCTCAGTCAGGAATCGCTGGTGGCCATGGGTAAGGTCACCAACAAGGCCGCGTCCTACAAAACATACGCCCAGCAGTTCAGGGATCACGGCATCGGCATCCTCGGCTCCTTTGTGATGGGGTGCGATGGTGATACCCCGGCGGTCTTTGAACAGACCCTGCGCTTCTGTGAAGATGCCCGGCTTGAGGCAGCCATCTTTCCGATCCTGACCCCCTATCCCGGTACCAAGGTGCGGCAGAGACTTGAGGCTGAAGGGCGGATTATCAGCAACAACTGGCAGGATTACGACATGGAACATGTCACCTTCCAACCCAGGGGGATGACGGTCCAGCAACTGCAGGACGGCTATGACCAGGCCTGCCGCAGTTTCTATTCCTGGGGGTCCATCTACCGCCGTATCTTCAAGTTGCACCGTTCTGTCCAGGTCTTTGGTCCGATGAATATCGGCTTTCGTGCCGCCATCCGCAAAAAACGGGCAGATGCATGA
- a CDS encoding B12-binding domain-containing radical SAM protein: MTSNPRLLLVYPATHKLGWVKRFQLPSLSLKQVAAATPPAWEVLLADEVQEEIDFEGDYDLVGITAMTHQAVRAYQIADRFRARGVPVVLGGIHPTVLPDEAIKHADSVVLGEAEPVWAALLHDLRQGQLQPFYQVLPEGDQLSIPWSRHDFLAPRKYLTTRTLQASRGCPYNCPFCTVTPHFGRTFRYREPEDVLAELRSFKPGLMVFLDDNILGDPERAKPILRGMAGMGLKWGGQANLRFAEDPELVRLLAASGCVGIFVGLESVDGEYANLPKTAGKTSQSDLIKRIRDTGVVVEASVIFGFDDHDAGVFERTVRYLENCAASLPTFHILTPYPGTALFSQYQQEGRMLHTDWQRYDHGQVVYRPKLMSPERLYHGWLQARREAYRWPAIAGRVMQSPGKGVNLLYNLLRRGGIYGREEKTA, translated from the coding sequence ATGACCTCAAACCCCCGCCTGCTGCTGGTCTATCCTGCCACCCATAAACTGGGCTGGGTCAAACGCTTTCAATTGCCCTCCCTGTCCCTCAAGCAGGTCGCCGCTGCCACGCCGCCTGCATGGGAGGTGCTGCTGGCTGACGAGGTGCAGGAAGAGATTGATTTTGAAGGGGACTATGATCTGGTGGGGATCACAGCCATGACCCATCAGGCGGTGCGGGCCTACCAGATTGCGGATCGCTTTCGCGCACGGGGGGTGCCGGTGGTGCTGGGGGGGATCCATCCCACGGTGCTGCCGGATGAGGCGATCAAACATGCCGACAGTGTGGTGCTGGGGGAGGCCGAGCCGGTCTGGGCCGCTTTGCTGCATGATCTGCGGCAGGGACAGTTGCAGCCGTTCTATCAGGTGCTGCCGGAGGGGGACCAGTTGTCCATTCCCTGGTCGCGTCATGATTTTCTGGCACCCCGCAAATATCTGACCACCAGGACCCTGCAGGCCAGCCGCGGCTGCCCCTACAACTGTCCCTTCTGTACGGTTACGCCCCACTTCGGACGGACCTTTCGCTACCGTGAGCCGGAGGATGTGCTGGCAGAGCTGAGGAGTTTCAAGCCCGGCCTGATGGTCTTTCTGGATGACAACATCCTGGGAGATCCGGAACGGGCTAAGCCGATCCTGCGCGGGATGGCCGGTATGGGGCTGAAGTGGGGCGGACAGGCCAACCTGCGTTTTGCTGAAGACCCGGAGCTGGTCCGGCTGCTGGCTGCGTCCGGCTGTGTCGGTATCTTTGTGGGGCTTGAGTCTGTGGATGGTGAGTATGCCAACCTTCCCAAGACCGCCGGCAAGACCTCCCAATCTGACCTGATCAAGCGGATCCGGGATACCGGCGTGGTGGTGGAGGCCTCGGTTATCTTTGGATTTGACGATCATGATGCAGGAGTATTTGAGCGAACCGTGCGTTACCTGGAAAACTGTGCAGCCAGCCTGCCCACCTTTCATATCCTCACCCCGTATCCCGGCACTGCGCTGTTTTCGCAGTATCAGCAGGAGGGCAGAATGCTGCATACTGACTGGCAGCGCTATGACCATGGCCAGGTGGTGTACCGGCCCAAGCTGATGTCGCCTGAGAGGCTCTACCACGGCTGGCTGCAGGCCCGTCGTGAGGCCTACCGCTGGCCTGCCATTGCCGGACGGGTCATGCAGAGCCCCGGCAAGGGGGTCAATCTGTTGTACAACCTCTTGCGGCGGGGCGGGATTTACGGCAGGGAGGAGAAAACAGCATGA
- the cas6 gene encoding CRISPR system precrRNA processing endoribonuclease RAMP protein Cas6: protein MLAKLTQLLGSALRFEAALRALVCNRHDRECAGCPQNGICSFTLLCGRQLSSDPEMVRIYQRPGVPFVLGPPQQTESGQVELSLVLLGPAIHQVALFVQAVEQSLGAVGLHQVSVCDYQNLRRILPDFSSRSLAGIPVLSVATMLDLATPRFASCRQILITITSPLRMMHQGRELNRFEPGLFVKAVLRRISSLTAYYGTGADPDLFRRYAQSAERFRLLSQSVQQQGRRGVSGRFVLEGPCNELGPLLSLGGLLHLGKGAAYGNGAFTVSPVP, encoded by the coding sequence GTGCTCGCAAAGCTCACGCAGCTGCTTGGCAGTGCCCTGCGGTTTGAAGCTGCGCTACGTGCCCTGGTCTGCAACCGGCATGACCGGGAGTGTGCAGGCTGCCCTCAAAACGGGATCTGCAGTTTTACGCTGCTCTGTGGCCGTCAGCTTTCCTCAGACCCTGAGATGGTCAGGATCTATCAGCGGCCGGGGGTGCCATTTGTTCTGGGGCCACCGCAACAGACAGAATCAGGACAGGTTGAGCTGAGCCTGGTCCTGCTGGGGCCGGCCATTCATCAGGTCGCACTGTTTGTACAGGCTGTTGAGCAGTCGCTTGGTGCTGTTGGTCTGCATCAGGTCTCTGTCTGCGACTATCAGAACCTGCGGCGTATCCTGCCTGACTTCTCATCCCGCAGCCTTGCCGGCATACCGGTCCTCTCTGTTGCCACCATGCTTGATCTCGCAACACCCCGCTTTGCCTCCTGCCGGCAAATCCTGATTACGATTACCAGTCCGCTCCGAATGATGCATCAGGGGCGTGAACTGAACCGCTTTGAACCCGGACTGTTTGTCAAGGCGGTTTTGCGCCGGATCTCGTCCCTGACGGCCTATTACGGCACAGGCGCTGACCCCGATCTGTTTCGCAGGTATGCACAATCGGCTGAGCGGTTTCGTCTGTTGTCCCAAAGTGTGCAACAACAGGGCCGGCGTGGCGTGTCTGGTCGTTTTGTACTGGAAGGCCCCTGCAATGAACTGGGCCCCTTGCTGAGCCTGGGGGGGCTGCTGCATCTCGGCAAGGGGGCTGCTTACGGGAATGGAGCCTTTACGGTCTCCCCCGTGCCATGA
- a CDS encoding acyl-CoA thioesterase — protein sequence MRAHETTITVRFNEVDAYRVAWHGHYVAWMEIGRNNLSGQFGIGPDDLLALGCQGPVVSLELKYLRPARFHDVVTVRTWLEDEATAMLRFRCEMLSADGQRLASGLVCHALTDLQGVLQYRLPAEIEQRVAAMRAWLDAGGCP from the coding sequence GTGAGAGCCCATGAAACCACGATAACTGTCCGTTTCAACGAAGTGGATGCCTACCGGGTGGCCTGGCACGGCCATTATGTCGCCTGGATGGAGATCGGTCGCAACAACCTGTCCGGGCAGTTCGGCATTGGGCCGGATGACCTGTTGGCCCTGGGCTGTCAGGGACCGGTGGTGTCGCTTGAGCTGAAGTATCTGCGGCCTGCCCGCTTTCATGATGTCGTCACGGTTCGTACCTGGCTGGAGGATGAGGCAACGGCCATGCTGCGCTTCCGCTGTGAGATGCTGTCAGCAGACGGCCAGCGGCTGGCCAGCGGCCTGGTCTGCCATGCCCTGACTGACCTGCAGGGGGTGCTGCAGTACCGGCTTCCTGCTGAAATTGAGCAGCGGGTGGCCGCTATGCGGGCCTGGCTGGATGCAGGTGGCTGCCCATGA
- a CDS encoding glycosyltransferase family 2 protein, with the protein MSPCILIPAYNAAATLREVVLESLAQGYPLVVVDDGSTDATAETLDGLPVTLLSHPVNRGKGAALKTGFAWALQQQYEGVVTLDADGQHDPGAISRLLAEADKKGYDCLLASRHSQFEEMAGLRKVWNRFGVWCIRKRTGFEITDSQSGFRFYHARLLRAVRLEKDGYDLEMELLVKGWKAGFKIGSLPVPARVADGRATSHYRPVQDTWNICMTFLRYM; encoded by the coding sequence GTGTCCCCCTGTATCCTGATACCAGCCTATAATGCTGCCGCTACACTCAGGGAGGTGGTGCTGGAATCACTGGCGCAGGGCTACCCGCTTGTCGTGGTTGATGATGGTTCCACTGACGCCACAGCGGAAACCCTTGACGGGCTGCCGGTAACCCTGTTGAGCCATCCGGTTAACCGGGGCAAGGGGGCTGCCCTCAAGACCGGTTTTGCCTGGGCACTCCAGCAGCAGTATGAGGGAGTCGTCACCCTTGATGCCGATGGCCAGCATGATCCCGGCGCCATATCACGGTTACTTGCTGAAGCTGACAAAAAAGGTTATGATTGTCTTCTCGCATCCCGGCACAGTCAATTTGAAGAAATGGCCGGGCTGCGCAAGGTCTGGAACCGTTTTGGTGTCTGGTGCATCCGTAAACGGACCGGATTTGAAATTACCGATAGCCAGTCCGGTTTTCGTTTTTACCATGCCAGGCTGCTGCGTGCGGTGAGGCTTGAAAAGGATGGCTATGATCTGGAGATGGAACTGCTGGTGAAAGGCTGGAAGGCCGGTTTCAAGATCGGTTCGCTGCCGGTTCCGGCACGGGTTGCCGACGGCCGGGCCACCAGCCATTATCGTCCGGTGCAGGATACCTGGAATATCTGTATGACATTCCTGAGATACATGTAG
- a CDS encoding B12-binding domain-containing radical SAM protein, with product MNILLLRPHPGHDKFGLGPFFCVEPLGLEYIAAALLQDHHQVAIADLRFRPGLATVLRRSRPRLVGISCLHTLEFEQVLATAREVRRLAPEVFIIVGGHAAAAFSGPLEDSAVDAVMVEDGESLMPLLAGCLERGEPLEQVSGLRLRRPDGWQSTPRLEERPALDLVPLPARDLVRQYRNGYHCLLFKPVWLIETARGCPHRCSFCSVWQLYDRTCRERSIAAVVEDFATSGDAVFVADDLFWYNPARSLELAAALKQRGVYKRWILVQTRTDLICRSAEIMAAWRPLAKDFDIFLGLEAASDNGLSGLDKDSGIKESIEAVRIARDLRYGINGNFLVDPDWDEEGFRQLWGFVEQYGLQRAGFTILTPLPGTDYYGSVAHRTVGQPWSNFDMHHLLWEPRLGPERFFELYAETWRRSILNTAGDKGIMDWVKQVRPSQIPYIIRVLWRTQRMMKPAEYMKEYRASCPAGTGGAP from the coding sequence ATGAACATTCTGCTGCTGCGCCCCCATCCCGGTCATGACAAGTTCGGTCTGGGGCCGTTCTTTTGTGTTGAACCGTTGGGCCTTGAATATATCGCTGCAGCCCTGTTGCAGGACCATCATCAGGTCGCGATTGCCGACCTGCGCTTCCGCCCCGGGCTTGCCACGGTGCTGCGCCGCTCACGGCCCCGGCTGGTCGGCATCAGCTGTCTACATACCCTTGAGTTCGAGCAGGTGCTGGCAACCGCCCGTGAGGTACGGCGCCTGGCGCCGGAGGTGTTCATCATCGTGGGGGGGCATGCTGCTGCGGCCTTCTCCGGCCCGCTGGAGGACAGTGCGGTTGATGCCGTGATGGTGGAGGATGGTGAGAGCCTGATGCCGCTGCTGGCAGGCTGCCTGGAGCGGGGGGAACCGCTGGAACAGGTGTCGGGGCTGCGGCTGCGCAGACCGGACGGCTGGCAGAGTACCCCCCGGCTTGAGGAACGCCCGGCACTTGATCTGGTACCGCTGCCTGCCCGTGATCTGGTCAGGCAGTACCGCAACGGCTACCACTGTCTGCTGTTCAAGCCGGTCTGGCTGATCGAGACCGCCCGGGGCTGTCCCCATCGCTGCTCCTTCTGCTCGGTCTGGCAGCTGTACGACCGTACCTGCCGGGAACGTTCCATTGCGGCGGTGGTGGAGGATTTTGCCACCAGCGGTGACGCGGTTTTTGTGGCTGACGATCTGTTCTGGTACAATCCGGCCCGCTCCCTGGAGCTGGCTGCGGCACTTAAGCAGCGCGGGGTCTATAAACGCTGGATTCTCGTCCAGACCCGCACCGACCTGATCTGCAGAAGTGCCGAAATCATGGCGGCCTGGCGTCCCCTGGCAAAGGACTTTGACATCTTTCTGGGTTTGGAGGCGGCCAGCGACAACGGGCTGTCCGGTCTGGACAAGGACAGCGGCATCAAGGAAAGCATTGAGGCGGTGCGGATTGCCCGCGACCTCAGGTACGGCATCAACGGCAATTTTCTGGTTGATCCCGACTGGGACGAGGAGGGCTTCAGGCAGCTCTGGGGCTTTGTGGAACAGTACGGTCTGCAACGGGCCGGATTCACCATCCTGACCCCCTTGCCCGGCACCGACTATTATGGTTCCGTTGCCCACCGGACTGTTGGTCAGCCCTGGTCAAACTTTGATATGCACCATCTGCTCTGGGAACCGAGGCTGGGACCTGAGCGGTTTTTTGAGCTGTATGCCGAGACCTGGCGCCGTTCAATCCTGAATACCGCCGGTGACAAGGGGATCATGGACTGGGTCAAACAGGTGCGTCCTTCCCAGATCCCGTACATCATCCGGGTGCTGTGGCGCACCCAGCGGATGATGAAGCCGGCAGAATATATGAAGGAATACCGTGCCAGCTGCCCGGCAGGAACAGGGGGTGCCCCATGA
- a CDS encoding radical SAM protein has protein sequence MLQSLKTYTRDKVVSYLLNMATSSSDETLIKMTHLMEMIPKKDYYRDRIRWIRNLVQQKHPSIEFPRRILKELHPNQRDKWITNLAINHLLSGTNKRKEWADTNGFYPPSTVVISVTMRCNLSCYGCYAGDYNKSLELTLDEIDGVLTQMKEMGIYFAVISGGEPFFMEGIFELFEKHSDMAFLVFTHGGLIDDTLVQRLIAVGNVMPAFSLEGYEQETDERRGAGHFKKVMNAMRLLRENGLSFCGSFTHSSKNTGIITDPAYIDFLLEQGVFALWLFSYVPVGREPDPALMPSPEQRDQLRRATVQFRASKPMLFVDFWNDGPMISGCLAAGRKYLHINASGDIEPCVFCHFAVDNIRRTSLKDALGSALFRKIREKQGEHDNLLRPCMLIDHPENGREFFESEGAYPTHAGAEEIFTGLADQMDQYSRSYGEIADQVWEEEFREHPAFNKKNGTRNG, from the coding sequence ATGCTGCAGTCACTGAAGACATATACTCGTGATAAAGTCGTATCCTATCTGTTGAATATGGCGACCAGCTCATCTGATGAAACCCTGATCAAGATGACCCACCTGATGGAGATGATCCCCAAGAAGGATTACTATCGGGATCGAATCCGCTGGATCCGCAACCTTGTGCAGCAGAAGCACCCCTCCATTGAGTTCCCGCGCCGGATTCTGAAGGAGCTGCACCCCAATCAGCGCGACAAGTGGATCACCAACCTGGCGATCAATCATCTGCTCTCGGGCACCAACAAACGTAAGGAATGGGCTGATACGAACGGTTTCTACCCACCATCCACCGTGGTCATCTCGGTCACCATGCGCTGCAACCTGTCCTGTTACGGCTGCTACGCCGGAGACTACAACAAGTCCCTTGAATTGACCCTGGACGAGATTGATGGTGTGCTGACCCAGATGAAGGAGATGGGGATCTACTTTGCGGTGATCTCCGGCGGTGAGCCGTTCTTCATGGAAGGCATTTTTGAGCTGTTTGAAAAGCATAGCGACATGGCCTTTTTGGTCTTTACCCACGGCGGACTGATTGATGATACCCTGGTGCAGCGTCTGATTGCGGTGGGTAACGTCATGCCGGCCTTCTCGCTGGAAGGGTATGAGCAGGAAACCGATGAACGGCGGGGTGCCGGTCATTTCAAAAAGGTGATGAACGCCATGCGACTGTTGCGGGAGAACGGACTCTCCTTCTGCGGTTCCTTTACCCATTCCAGCAAAAATACCGGCATCATCACCGATCCGGCCTATATCGACTTCCTGCTGGAACAGGGGGTGTTTGCACTCTGGCTGTTCTCCTACGTGCCGGTGGGCAGAGAACCGGACCCAGCCCTGATGCCATCGCCGGAACAGCGTGACCAGCTGCGGCGGGCAACGGTTCAGTTCCGGGCCAGCAAGCCGATGCTGTTTGTTGATTTCTGGAATGACGGTCCGATGATCTCCGGCTGCCTGGCTGCCGGGCGTAAATACCTGCATATCAATGCCAGCGGGGATATTGAACCGTGTGTTTTCTGTCATTTTGCCGTGGATAATATCCGGCGGACCAGTCTGAAGGATGCCCTGGGCTCGGCACTGTTCCGTAAAATCCGTGAAAAACAGGGGGAGCATGACAACCTGTTGCGTCCCTGCATGCTGATTGACCATCCGGAAAACGGCCGTGAATTTTTTGAGAGTGAAGGGGCCTATCCGACCCATGCCGGAGCAGAGGAGATCTTTACCGGCCTGGCCGACCAGATGGATCAGTATTCGCGCAGCTATGGCGAGATCGCTGACCAGGTCTGGGAAGAGGAGTTCAGGGAACATCCGGCCTTTAATAAAAAGAACGGAACCCGTAACGGATAA
- a CDS encoding polysaccharide deacetylase family protein, translating to MLNSGSPESVCHSLTVDVEDWYHVCGAEILPDYRRQSRVVAATRSLLELLRGQGSRATFFMLGEVADAFPELAPAIVADGHELASHGWSHRLVTGLTPAEFRSELERTAAVLKHQTGCTPLGFRAPRWSLDRRKTPWAFEILKELGYRYDSSLTPLAAIGDPNGPRVPHLIMTSQGSICEFPPLVAQSLLGNLPVGGGWGFRAFPYGMIERALHSCQLAGVPGVLFVHPRELDPDSPRLSLPLLRGFLAYGPRAGSEARLKKLLTNHTFKPLVELLESCPPVS from the coding sequence ATGTTAAATTCAGGATCGCCAGAATCCGTCTGCCACAGCCTGACCGTTGACGTTGAGGACTGGTACCACGTCTGTGGAGCTGAGATTCTGCCGGACTATCGCAGGCAATCACGGGTTGTTGCTGCCACCCGGAGCCTGCTGGAGCTGTTACGCGGGCAGGGCAGCAGGGCGACCTTTTTCATGCTTGGTGAGGTGGCAGATGCTTTTCCGGAGCTGGCCCCTGCAATTGTTGCCGATGGGCATGAGCTTGCCTCCCATGGCTGGTCGCATCGCCTGGTTACCGGGTTGACCCCGGCTGAATTCAGGTCTGAGCTTGAACGTACAGCTGCCGTGCTGAAGCATCAGACCGGCTGTACGCCGCTTGGTTTCAGGGCACCCCGCTGGTCTCTGGACAGACGCAAGACCCCCTGGGCCTTTGAAATCCTGAAAGAGCTCGGCTACCGTTACGACAGCAGCCTGACACCGCTTGCCGCCATCGGCGATCCGAACGGACCGCGGGTGCCGCATCTGATTATGACGTCACAGGGGAGCATCTGTGAGTTCCCGCCGTTGGTTGCGCAATCCCTGCTGGGGAATCTGCCGGTCGGAGGGGGCTGGGGCTTCAGGGCGTTTCCCTATGGGATGATTGAGCGTGCCTTACACAGCTGTCAGCTGGCAGGGGTGCCGGGAGTGCTGTTTGTGCATCCCCGTGAGTTGGATCCCGACAGCCCCCGCCTGTCACTACCCCTGTTGCGCGGCTTTCTGGCGTATGGCCCCCGCGCCGGTTCTGAAGCTCGCCTGAAAAAGCTGCTGACGAACCATACCTTTAAACCGTTAGTGGAGTTGCTTGAATCGTGTCCCCCTGTATCCTGA
- a CDS encoding phosphopantetheine-binding protein: MSDELIPKVKQMIIDALRIEGMSADEIDSDAPLFGEGLGLDSIDALQLVVAMEKEFGAVVPDAATGTKVFASVRAMAAYISDNQK, encoded by the coding sequence ATGAGTGATGAGTTGATTCCGAAGGTAAAACAGATGATTATCGACGCCCTGCGGATTGAGGGGATGTCTGCAGATGAGATTGACAGCGATGCTCCCCTGTTCGGTGAAGGATTGGGACTAGATTCCATCGATGCCCTGCAGCTGGTGGTGGCGATGGAGAAGGAGTTCGGGGCGGTGGTGCCCGATGCCGCCACCGGCACCAAGGTCTTTGCCTCTGTGCGGGCCATGGCAGCCTATATTTCAGATAACCAAAAATAA